A stretch of Aeromicrobium tamlense DNA encodes these proteins:
- a CDS encoding NAD-dependent epimerase/dehydratase family protein, translated as MRIVITGATGNLGSAALRELSTGGEHELTAVARRLPEIANAGASSVRWHAADVSHDELTTVLTGADAVVHLAWKFQPTHRQDVTWATNAVGTRRVLDAVQAVGVPKVVVASSVAAYSPVEHDTPVDESWLTDGASEATYCREKAYVERTLDGFEASHPDVRVVRLRPAFVFQRSAASEQRRIFGGALARPALLDRRRIPILPVPAGLRFQAIHAGDVGRAIRAAVERPVSGPFNLAGEGVLRHPELGELMGARTVEVPARAVQAVLGAAWRVHAAPVPGSLLGALMRAPLMSTERARTELDWTPDHSGRDAVNALLSGIPERAGSTMPPLHP; from the coding sequence ATGAGGATCGTCATCACCGGCGCGACCGGGAACCTGGGGTCCGCCGCCCTGCGCGAGCTGTCCACCGGCGGCGAGCACGAGCTCACCGCCGTCGCGCGCCGTCTGCCCGAGATCGCGAATGCGGGGGCCTCCTCGGTGCGCTGGCATGCCGCCGACGTCTCTCACGACGAGCTCACGACCGTCCTCACCGGTGCCGACGCCGTGGTGCACCTCGCCTGGAAGTTCCAGCCGACGCACCGCCAGGACGTCACCTGGGCCACGAACGCCGTGGGCACCCGGCGCGTGCTCGACGCGGTCCAGGCGGTCGGCGTGCCGAAGGTCGTCGTCGCGTCGTCGGTGGCCGCCTACTCGCCGGTCGAGCACGACACGCCCGTCGACGAGTCGTGGCTGACGGACGGTGCCTCGGAGGCGACCTACTGCCGCGAGAAGGCCTACGTGGAGCGCACCCTCGACGGCTTCGAGGCGTCGCACCCGGACGTCCGCGTGGTGCGACTGCGTCCCGCCTTCGTGTTCCAGCGCTCCGCCGCGAGCGAGCAGCGCCGCATCTTCGGCGGCGCCCTCGCGAGGCCCGCGCTGCTGGATCGCCGCCGCATCCCGATCCTGCCCGTGCCCGCCGGGCTCCGGTTCCAGGCGATCCACGCCGGCGACGTCGGCCGTGCGATCCGGGCCGCGGTCGAGCGCCCCGTCAGCGGCCCGTTCAACCTCGCGGGCGAGGGGGTGCTGCGCCATCCCGAGCTGGGCGAGCTCATGGGTGCGCGCACGGTCGAGGTCCCGGCGCGCGCCGTGCAGGCCGTGCTCGGCGCCGCGTGGCGCGTGCACGCCGCTCCGGTGCCCGGAAGCCTGCTGGGTGCGCTGATGCGCGCGCCCCTGATGTCCACCGAGCGCGCCCGGACGGAGCTGGACTGGACCCCGGACCACTCGGGACGCGACGCGGTCAACGCGCTGCTGTCGGGCATCCCCGAGCGCGCCGGCAGCACGATGCCCCCGCTGCACCCGTGA
- a CDS encoding glycosyltransferase family 2 protein has translation MTSVAVITVAHGRHDHLRAQHASLARNTRLPDQRVLVAMDDPELLEWSPEAPPAVHALAIDRDPLGLPLAAARNAGADAALRTGAEVLVFLDVDCLVSPGLVQDYVDAVTTEPDLLWCGPVTYLPPPPPEGYPEDVEAWDSPHAARPAPAPGERIRGGDPDLFWSLSFAVHRETWDRIGGFHEEYVGYGGEDTDFSQCAARAGVDLGWTGGARAFHQHHPVQRPPVDHLDDILRNGALFHRRWGRWPMTGWLEAFEEQGLVERRGDGWGVRARAAGTCPA, from the coding sequence ATGACGTCCGTCGCGGTGATCACCGTCGCCCACGGGCGTCACGACCACCTGCGGGCGCAGCACGCAAGCCTGGCCCGCAACACCCGCCTGCCGGACCAGCGCGTGCTCGTCGCGATGGACGACCCGGAGCTGCTGGAGTGGAGCCCGGAGGCGCCACCTGCCGTCCACGCCCTCGCGATCGATCGCGACCCGCTCGGTCTGCCGCTGGCCGCCGCGCGCAACGCGGGCGCCGACGCCGCGCTCCGTACCGGCGCCGAGGTGCTGGTGTTCCTCGACGTCGACTGCCTGGTCTCGCCGGGGCTGGTGCAGGACTACGTGGACGCCGTGACCACCGAGCCGGACCTCCTGTGGTGCGGCCCGGTCACCTACCTCCCGCCCCCGCCGCCGGAGGGCTACCCGGAGGACGTCGAGGCGTGGGACTCACCGCACGCCGCCCGGCCGGCGCCGGCCCCGGGGGAGCGGATCCGAGGAGGCGACCCCGACCTGTTCTGGTCGCTCTCCTTCGCGGTGCACCGCGAGACGTGGGACCGCATCGGCGGCTTCCACGAGGAGTACGTCGGCTACGGAGGCGAGGACACCGACTTCTCGCAGTGCGCCGCGCGCGCGGGCGTCGACCTCGGCTGGACCGGCGGCGCGAGGGCCTTCCACCAGCACCACCCGGTGCAACGGCCCCCGGTGGACCACCTCGACGACATCCTGCGCAACGGGGCGCTGTTCCACCGCCGCTGGGGCCGCTGGCCCATGACGGGCTGGCTCGAGGCGTTCGAGGAGCAGGGCCTGGTCGAGCGCCGCGGCGACGGCTGGGGTGTGAGAGCACGCGCCGCGGGTACGTGTCCTGCATGA
- a CDS encoding glycosyltransferase, whose protein sequence is MIGYYVHHQGSGHLHRATVLAQSLDEPVTGLSSLPKPEGWAGEWVRLERDDAWAEEAGDTADGFLHWAPLGEPGLRSRMAAISTWIGETAPSLVVSDVSVEVALLARLHGVPVVSVVLPGDRGDRAHRLGRAASSALVAFWPEEAEGMVRGVDEPLHCVGAVSRFPVQDQPVRRTSARRVVVLGGRGGGGLTDAELEVARAQTPGWQWEVLGGADGPWLADPFPSICEADVVVTHAGQNAIAEVAAARRPAIVIPADRPHDEQHSTARVLAGESWPALVEFGFPAAGWAERLERAARLDGSGWERWCDGHAPERFAALVAGLVAEPVAR, encoded by the coding sequence ATGATCGGCTACTACGTCCACCACCAGGGCAGCGGCCATCTGCACCGCGCCACCGTCCTCGCGCAGTCGCTGGACGAGCCGGTGACCGGCCTGTCGTCCCTGCCGAAGCCGGAAGGCTGGGCGGGGGAGTGGGTCCGGCTCGAGCGCGACGACGCGTGGGCCGAGGAGGCCGGCGACACCGCCGACGGCTTCCTGCACTGGGCGCCGCTCGGCGAGCCGGGGCTGCGCTCGCGGATGGCCGCGATCTCGACGTGGATCGGCGAGACGGCCCCGTCCCTCGTCGTCAGCGACGTCTCGGTCGAGGTCGCGCTGCTGGCCCGCCTGCACGGGGTCCCGGTGGTCTCGGTCGTCCTGCCCGGCGACCGCGGCGACCGCGCCCACCGGCTGGGTCGGGCTGCCTCGAGCGCGCTCGTCGCGTTCTGGCCCGAGGAGGCCGAGGGCATGGTGCGTGGCGTGGACGAGCCGCTCCACTGCGTCGGCGCGGTCTCGCGATTCCCGGTGCAGGACCAGCCCGTCCGGAGGACGTCGGCGCGACGCGTCGTGGTGCTCGGCGGCAGGGGCGGCGGCGGCCTCACCGACGCGGAGCTCGAGGTCGCCCGGGCCCAGACGCCCGGCTGGCAGTGGGAGGTGCTGGGCGGTGCCGACGGACCGTGGCTCGCCGATCCGTTCCCCTCGATCTGCGAGGCCGACGTCGTGGTGACGCACGCCGGCCAGAACGCGATCGCCGAGGTCGCCGCGGCACGCCGCCCGGCGATCGTCATCCCGGCCGACCGGCCGCACGACGAGCAGCACTCCACCGCGCGCGTGCTGGCCGGGGAGTCGTGGCCGGCACTCGTCGAGTTCGGGTTCCCCGCGGCCGGGTGGGCGGAGCGGCTCGAGCGCGCCGCACGCCTCGACGGCTCAGGCTGGGAGCGCTGGTGTGACGGCCACGCACCCGAGCGGTTCGCGGCGCTCGTCGCCGGACTCGTCGCGGAGCCGGTCGCGCGATGA
- a CDS encoding glycosyltransferase family 4 protein produces the protein MSGLRICLIASSRFPISEPFAGGLEAHTHALARQLTQRGHDVSLFAAPGSDPDLRTAELPVEALRHEEVNRPDLDVTPGAWMDEHHAYLGLMLDLARNARRFDVIHNNSLHHLPVAMSAMLDVPMVTTLHTPPVPWLESALKFASPASTFVAVSRFTAQAWAHVTPTTTIPNGVDVERWWPGPGGRAAIWSGRLVPEKGPHLAIDAARAAGMPLDLAGPSLDAHYFRTQIEPRLGGDVRYLGHLTHDSLRAAVGSARVAVVTPMWDEPYGLVAAEAMACGTPVAAFARGALPEFVDGTVGALAAADDVDGLARAMHLAARLDRSRVRRAAVERCSISTMVDRYEDLYRAVSTPLAA, from the coding sequence GTGAGCGGCCTGCGGATCTGCCTCATCGCCTCGAGCCGGTTCCCGATCAGCGAGCCCTTCGCCGGCGGACTCGAGGCGCACACGCACGCCCTCGCCCGCCAGCTGACCCAGCGCGGCCACGACGTCTCGCTGTTCGCTGCGCCGGGATCGGACCCCGATCTGCGCACGGCGGAGCTGCCGGTGGAGGCGCTGCGGCACGAGGAGGTGAACCGTCCGGACCTCGACGTGACGCCCGGGGCCTGGATGGACGAGCACCACGCCTACCTCGGGCTCATGCTCGACCTCGCGCGGAACGCCCGCCGGTTCGACGTCATCCACAACAACAGCCTCCACCACCTGCCCGTGGCGATGTCGGCGATGCTCGACGTGCCGATGGTGACGACGCTGCACACGCCGCCGGTGCCGTGGCTGGAGTCCGCCCTGAAGTTCGCGTCGCCCGCCAGCACGTTCGTGGCGGTCAGCCGCTTCACGGCGCAGGCGTGGGCCCACGTCACCCCGACGACGACCATCCCCAACGGGGTGGACGTCGAGCGGTGGTGGCCCGGGCCCGGCGGCCGCGCGGCGATCTGGTCGGGTCGGCTCGTGCCGGAGAAGGGTCCGCACCTGGCGATCGACGCGGCGCGGGCGGCCGGGATGCCGCTCGACCTCGCCGGGCCGTCGCTGGACGCGCACTACTTCCGCACGCAGATCGAGCCGCGGCTCGGTGGGGACGTCCGGTATCTCGGACATCTCACGCACGACTCGCTGCGGGCCGCGGTGGGCTCGGCGCGGGTGGCCGTGGTGACGCCGATGTGGGACGAGCCCTACGGACTCGTGGCCGCCGAGGCGATGGCCTGCGGCACGCCCGTCGCCGCGTTCGCCAGGGGCGCCCTGCCGGAGTTCGTCGACGGCACCGTCGGTGCGCTCGCCGCGGCGGACGACGTCGACGGTCTGGCCCGGGCCATGCACCTCGCGGCCCGGCTCGACCGGTCGCGCGTCCGGCGGGCCGCGGTCGAGCGCTGCTCGATCTCGACGATGGTGGACCGGTACGAGGACCTGTACCGGGCGGTGTCGACGCCGCTCGCCGCATGA
- a CDS encoding glycosyltransferase family protein, with product MTTNFVAERTATGSLRIASVPSTHVYVRHLRPPDGPSPFVHLPDPDPDHPSRSTTSTWWPPVMLRPEWAATADFDVFHVQFGFDACSPEDLQRLVDVLRERGKPLVLTAHDLRNPHHPTPQLHDEQLGVLITAADAVVTLTEGAAAQIRRRWDREAIVLPHPHVVELDTMARLRRERAARDTDEFRVGVHIKSLRESMDPFPVLEVLDETLAGLPGAVLQVNGHRDVLDADGARRDDELARWLEQKAAAGRIDLRVHDFLPDDQLWEYLASLDVAVLPYRFGTHSGWLEACRDLGTTVVAPTCGFYADQGPVLSYGFDESHFDAESLRDAVWFAHAARPDHGADVDERRAQRIAVSRAHEELYRRLLS from the coding sequence TTGACCACGAACTTCGTCGCAGAGCGCACCGCCACCGGGTCGCTGCGCATCGCCTCCGTCCCGTCGACGCACGTCTACGTGCGGCACCTGCGTCCGCCGGACGGGCCGAGCCCGTTCGTGCACCTGCCGGATCCCGACCCCGACCACCCCTCGCGCTCAACCACCAGCACGTGGTGGCCGCCGGTCATGCTGCGTCCGGAGTGGGCGGCCACGGCCGACTTCGACGTGTTCCACGTGCAGTTCGGCTTCGACGCCTGCTCGCCGGAGGACCTCCAGCGACTCGTCGACGTCCTCCGCGAGCGCGGCAAGCCCCTGGTGCTGACCGCGCACGACCTGCGCAACCCGCACCACCCGACCCCGCAGCTGCACGACGAGCAGCTCGGCGTCCTCATCACCGCCGCCGACGCGGTGGTGACCCTCACCGAGGGCGCCGCCGCGCAGATCCGGCGCCGCTGGGACCGGGAGGCGATCGTGCTGCCGCACCCGCACGTCGTCGAGCTCGACACGATGGCGCGGCTCCGCCGCGAGCGGGCCGCCCGTGACACGGACGAGTTCCGCGTGGGCGTGCACATCAAGAGCCTGCGCGAGTCGATGGACCCGTTCCCGGTGCTGGAGGTGCTCGACGAGACGCTCGCGGGCCTGCCCGGTGCGGTCCTGCAGGTCAACGGTCACCGCGACGTCCTCGACGCCGACGGCGCCCGGCGCGACGACGAGCTCGCGCGCTGGCTCGAGCAGAAGGCCGCCGCCGGCCGGATCGACCTGCGGGTGCACGACTTCCTGCCCGACGACCAGCTGTGGGAGTACCTCGCGAGCCTCGACGTGGCCGTCCTGCCCTACCGCTTCGGCACGCACTCGGGCTGGCTGGAGGCGTGCCGCGACCTCGGCACCACCGTGGTGGCGCCGACGTGCGGCTTCTATGCGGACCAGGGGCCGGTGCTGAGCTACGGCTTCGACGAGTCGCACTTCGACGCCGAGTCCCTGCGCGACGCGGTCTGGTTCGCGCACGCCGCCCGGCCCGACCACGGGGCCGACGTGGACGAGCGTCGCGCCCAGCGGATCGCGGTGTCCCGCGCCCACGAGGAGCTCTACCGGAGGCTGCTGTCGTGA
- a CDS encoding catalase, protein MDPSKAAKNIKDAVESTAEKALDKAAELASPDIPGRPGPEPAPLDEPTTPREPLPRKQDQSAPDTRSATGAPSGAPDDVRTQQGAHLTTSQGARLRDSDHSLKAGPRGPILMQDHHFREKITHFDHERIPERVVHARGAGAHGIFEGYGTASEVTHAQFLREGVTTPVFTRFSTVLGSRGSADTVRDTRGFATKFYTEEGTFDLVANNIPVFFIQDGIKFPDVIHAGKPHPDREIPQAQSAHDTFWDFVSLHSEAQHHTIWNMSDRGIPRSYRMMEGFGVHTFRLVNAEGGTSLVKFHWKPKLGVHSLTWEEAQFINGIDPDFHRRDLYDAIEAGAFPEWELGIQVFEDNPEEEFAGIDLLDPTKIVPEELAPVQPIGRLTLNGNPTNFFAETEQVAFHPGHLPPGIDVTNDPLLQARLFSYIDTQITRLGGPNFSQIPINRPHAPVNDMLRDGFHQHAVHAGVAPYKPNSLDGGCPFFAGADDRAFEDTPVRVAEATKVRANPASFDDHFSQVRLFWASMSPVEKEHIIRAYSFELGKCYEDAIKERQLQHLADIDPVLCQEVATALGLPAPAPTVELTQETPSPALSQVGGTWPADGRMIGIVVDPDGDLAGVEALRAAIFSAGAVPLVVGPHGGTVGPLTVQRTFATGRSVEFDVLLLAGLPKPAPDALASRDDKSGAPSGPALDPRVQLLIDETWRHAKVIGAWGDGVTALESAGYSGRLTGVVTGDDATTVFGQVQELMASHRVWDRFPVAVS, encoded by the coding sequence ATGGACCCGAGCAAGGCCGCGAAGAACATCAAGGACGCCGTCGAGAGCACGGCGGAGAAGGCGCTCGACAAGGCGGCGGAGCTCGCGAGCCCGGACATCCCGGGCCGGCCCGGACCCGAGCCGGCCCCGCTGGACGAGCCGACCACCCCGCGCGAGCCGCTGCCGCGCAAGCAGGACCAGAGCGCCCCCGACACCCGGTCGGCGACCGGCGCGCCGTCCGGCGCCCCCGACGACGTGCGCACCCAGCAGGGCGCCCACCTGACCACCTCGCAGGGCGCGCGCCTGCGCGACAGCGACCACTCGCTGAAGGCCGGCCCGCGCGGTCCGATCCTCATGCAGGACCACCACTTCCGCGAGAAGATCACGCACTTCGACCACGAGCGGATCCCCGAGCGCGTCGTCCACGCCCGCGGCGCCGGCGCCCACGGCATCTTCGAGGGCTACGGCACGGCGTCCGAGGTGACCCACGCGCAGTTCCTCCGGGAGGGCGTCACCACCCCGGTGTTCACGCGCTTCTCCACGGTGCTGGGCTCGCGCGGCTCGGCCGACACGGTGCGCGACACCCGCGGCTTCGCCACGAAGTTCTACACCGAGGAGGGCACGTTCGACCTCGTCGCGAACAACATCCCGGTGTTCTTCATCCAGGACGGCATCAAGTTCCCCGACGTCATCCACGCCGGCAAGCCGCACCCGGACCGCGAGATCCCGCAGGCGCAGAGCGCGCACGACACGTTCTGGGACTTCGTCTCGCTGCACTCCGAGGCGCAGCACCACACGATCTGGAACATGTCCGACCGCGGCATCCCGCGCTCCTACCGGATGATGGAGGGCTTCGGCGTCCACACGTTCCGCCTCGTCAACGCCGAGGGCGGCACGTCACTGGTGAAGTTCCACTGGAAGCCGAAGCTCGGCGTGCACTCCCTGACGTGGGAGGAGGCGCAGTTCATCAACGGCATCGACCCGGACTTCCACCGCCGCGACCTCTACGACGCGATCGAGGCGGGCGCGTTCCCCGAGTGGGAGCTGGGCATCCAGGTCTTCGAGGACAACCCCGAGGAGGAGTTCGCCGGCATCGACCTGCTCGACCCGACGAAGATCGTCCCCGAGGAGCTCGCGCCCGTGCAGCCGATCGGCCGCCTGACGCTGAACGGCAACCCGACGAACTTCTTCGCCGAGACCGAGCAGGTGGCGTTCCACCCGGGCCACCTGCCGCCGGGCATCGACGTCACCAACGACCCGCTGCTGCAGGCGCGGCTGTTCTCGTACATCGACACGCAGATCACGCGTCTCGGTGGGCCGAACTTCTCGCAGATCCCGATCAACCGGCCGCACGCGCCCGTCAACGACATGCTCCGCGACGGCTTCCACCAGCACGCCGTGCACGCCGGGGTCGCGCCGTACAAGCCGAACTCGCTCGACGGCGGCTGCCCGTTCTTCGCCGGCGCCGACGACCGCGCCTTCGAGGACACGCCGGTGCGCGTCGCCGAGGCGACGAAGGTGCGCGCGAACCCGGCCTCGTTCGACGACCACTTCAGCCAGGTGCGGCTGTTCTGGGCCAGCATGAGCCCCGTCGAGAAGGAGCACATCATCCGCGCCTACTCGTTCGAGCTGGGCAAGTGCTACGAGGACGCGATCAAGGAGCGCCAGCTCCAGCACCTGGCGGACATCGATCCCGTGCTGTGCCAGGAGGTGGCCACGGCCCTCGGCCTGCCCGCGCCGGCGCCCACGGTCGAGCTCACGCAGGAGACGCCGAGCCCCGCGCTGTCGCAGGTCGGCGGCACGTGGCCCGCGGATGGCCGCATGATCGGCATCGTCGTCGACCCCGACGGCGACCTGGCGGGCGTCGAGGCGCTGCGTGCGGCGATCTTCTCCGCCGGCGCCGTCCCGCTCGTGGTGGGCCCGCACGGCGGCACGGTCGGTCCGCTCACGGTGCAGCGGACGTTCGCGACCGGTCGCTCGGTCGAGTTCGACGTCCTCCTGCTGGCCGGCCTTCCGAAGCCCGCGCCCGACGCGCTGGCGTCGCGCGACGACAAGTCCGGTGCGCCCAGCGGTCCGGCGCTCGATCCGCGCGTGCAGCTGCTGATCGACGAGACGTGGCGCCACGCGAAGGTGATCGGTGCGTGGGGCGACGGTGTGACGGCGCTGGAGTCGGCGGGCTACTCGGGTCGGCTGACGGGCGTCGTGACGGGTGACGACGCCACCACGGTGTTCGGACAGGTCCAGGAGCTGATGGCCTCGCACCGCGTGTGGGACCGGTTCCCCGTGGCCGTGTCGTGA
- a CDS encoding carboxylate-amine ligase: MRHIGIEEELFVVDARGRLVPRAEEVLAAHLERDPEHPLDHELFLQQVELKTGAHDDPDALREDLVARRGDAIDSARSLGLELAAVPVDVLGGEDPVVTPYPRYTRIVERYGELARTTMVCGMHVHVEVDPDDAIPVIDALRPWTPLLAALASNSPFTNGRDTRVASWRGHLRDTWPSAGVVEPFRDREAYRLLVEHAIASGAAIDEHMVYLDARIATRYPTVEVRVADVCTDVDDALLVAELARALVATIVTERTDPGEWRIDVLRDAAWRARRDALDATLLDPLSGMFVPAAQALDSLLRTVAVALKDAGTADRVESGVHRLLTYGTGAVRQRAVAGDPPDLTAVMTDLVRRTDPRPA; this comes from the coding sequence GTGCGCCACATCGGGATCGAGGAGGAGCTGTTCGTCGTCGACGCGCGCGGACGGCTCGTGCCGCGGGCCGAGGAGGTGCTCGCGGCACACCTCGAGCGCGATCCCGAGCACCCGCTCGACCACGAGCTGTTCCTGCAGCAGGTCGAGCTGAAGACGGGTGCCCACGACGACCCCGACGCCCTGCGCGAGGATCTCGTGGCGCGCCGCGGTGACGCGATCGACTCGGCCCGCTCGCTGGGCCTGGAGCTGGCGGCCGTCCCCGTGGACGTGCTCGGTGGCGAGGACCCGGTGGTGACGCCGTACCCGCGCTACACCCGCATCGTCGAGCGGTACGGCGAGCTGGCCCGCACCACGATGGTCTGCGGCATGCACGTCCACGTCGAGGTCGATCCGGACGACGCGATCCCCGTGATCGACGCGCTGCGCCCGTGGACGCCGCTGCTCGCCGCGCTCGCCTCGAACTCGCCCTTCACGAACGGCCGGGACACGCGCGTGGCCAGCTGGCGCGGCCACCTGCGCGACACGTGGCCGTCGGCCGGGGTCGTCGAGCCGTTCCGCGACCGGGAGGCCTACCGCCTGCTCGTCGAGCACGCGATCGCGTCGGGTGCGGCGATCGACGAGCACATGGTCTACCTCGACGCGCGCATCGCGACCCGCTACCCCACGGTCGAGGTCCGCGTGGCCGACGTGTGCACCGACGTGGACGACGCGCTCCTCGTGGCCGAGCTGGCCCGCGCCCTGGTGGCCACGATCGTCACGGAGCGGACCGACCCGGGCGAATGGCGGATCGACGTCCTGCGCGACGCGGCCTGGCGCGCTCGCCGCGACGCGCTCGACGCCACGCTGCTCGACCCGCTGTCCGGGATGTTCGTCCCGGCCGCGCAGGCGCTCGACTCCCTGCTGAGGACCGTGGCGGTCGCGCTGAAGGACGCCGGCACGGCCGACCGGGTCGAGTCCGGCGTGCACCGGCTGCTCACGTACGGCACCGGCGCGGTGCGCCAGCGCGCGGTGGCGGGCGACCCGCCCGACCTCACGGCCGTCATGACCGACCTCGTCCGCCGCACCGACCCGCGCCCGGCCTGA
- a CDS encoding carboxylate-amine ligase, translated as MTAVHRVGIEEELFVVDDRGRVVPESEAVLRAHRRMDPGEELDHELFLQQIELQTSPHADHADLRDDLLTQRSGAVAAARAVGLNAVAMPVDVLGGSEPRPTPHSRYERMIARYGEIGRNGMTCGMHVHVEVPDEQAIGVIDALRPWTPVLTALSANAPFFHGRDTHHASWRGHLWDMWPTAGPVEPFRDLETYQATAQGLIESGAALDEHMLYLDARIAEKYPTVEVRVADVCTDVDDALLVAEVARALVTTLVARPESGEWRLETLRAARWRARHDGLGGTLLDPVTRSFVPAEQALESLLSSTRDALDAAGTTDVVTDGIHRVLTRGNGAARQRAAAGDPPDLGAVVSDLIARTDPKETS; from the coding sequence GTGACCGCCGTGCATCGCGTGGGCATCGAGGAGGAGCTGTTCGTCGTCGACGACCGGGGACGTGTCGTCCCCGAGTCCGAGGCCGTGCTGAGGGCCCATCGCCGCATGGACCCCGGCGAGGAGCTCGACCACGAGCTCTTCCTCCAGCAGATCGAGCTGCAGACCTCGCCCCACGCCGACCACGCCGACCTGCGCGACGACCTGCTGACGCAGCGGTCCGGCGCGGTCGCTGCCGCCCGGGCCGTCGGGCTGAACGCCGTGGCGATGCCGGTGGACGTGCTGGGCGGCAGCGAGCCGCGACCGACGCCCCACTCGCGCTACGAGCGCATGATCGCCCGCTACGGCGAGATCGGCCGCAACGGCATGACCTGCGGCATGCACGTGCACGTCGAAGTGCCGGACGAGCAGGCGATCGGCGTCATCGACGCGCTGCGTCCCTGGACCCCGGTGCTGACCGCGCTCTCGGCGAACGCGCCGTTCTTCCACGGCCGCGACACCCACCACGCCAGCTGGCGCGGGCACCTGTGGGACATGTGGCCCACGGCCGGTCCGGTCGAGCCGTTCCGCGACCTCGAGACCTATCAGGCGACCGCCCAGGGGCTGATCGAGTCGGGCGCTGCGCTCGACGAGCACATGCTCTACCTCGACGCGCGCATCGCCGAGAAGTACCCGACCGTCGAGGTGCGGGTGGCGGACGTGTGCACCGACGTCGACGACGCGCTCCTCGTGGCCGAGGTCGCCCGCGCGCTGGTGACGACCCTCGTCGCTCGGCCCGAGTCGGGTGAGTGGCGGCTCGAGACCCTACGCGCGGCGCGGTGGCGCGCCCGCCACGATGGACTCGGCGGCACGCTGCTCGACCCCGTCACCCGCAGCTTCGTCCCGGCCGAGCAGGCGCTGGAGTCGCTGCTGTCGTCGACCCGCGACGCGCTCGACGCCGCCGGCACGACCGACGTCGTGACCGACGGAATCCATCGCGTCCTGACCCGCGGCAACGGCGCCGCCCGGCAGCGCGCGGCCGCCGGCGACCCGCCCGACCTGGGGGCCGTGGTGTCCGACCTTATCGCCCGCACCGACCCGAAGGAGACGTCATGA
- a CDS encoding VOC family protein yields the protein MTSVFRQWTIDAHDIERLARFWSGALDYRIESDGSDGPTCHLLPREDAPAGAPTVWVQHAGDPFVVLRDPEGNEFCILRDPH from the coding sequence ATGACGAGCGTGTTCCGCCAGTGGACGATCGACGCGCACGACATCGAGCGGCTCGCCCGCTTCTGGTCCGGGGCGCTCGACTACCGGATCGAGTCCGACGGCAGCGACGGGCCGACGTGCCACCTGCTCCCCCGCGAGGACGCCCCGGCCGGCGCTCCCACGGTCTGGGTCCAGCACGCCGGCGACCCCTTCGTGGTCCTGCGTGACCCGGAGGGCAACGAGTTCTGCATCCTGCGCGATCCTCACTGA